The genome window CCAGCGCAACTGCCAAGGTGTCCCCGTCCAGCCTGGACGATGTGCTTGCAGCAAAACTTGCTGTTGGCCGACTACAGAAGAGAAGTACAATCCCGATGATGCTGATTGTTGATGGTGAAAGTCGCGATCGCCAATCAGCGGCCTTAACCTTAGAGTAGCTACCTCCGCACCTTCATAACGGTACTGGATTAGTACACGGTTACAAAACTCAGGCTTCGATATCTTGGATGGAGGATTATCAGTTGGGGAAGAGAAAGACTCTGCCCCAGTTTCCCATCCCCAGTTTCCCATCCCATAGGGCATTACCAGTTGTCTGCTCAACTGCCAATTATTGCCACCCCAAATCCAACTAGGGACTGGCTCAATTTCAAAAGAACGTAGCAGTTGATAGCCCAAAGAGTCGATTGCACCCCCCATCCAAAAATTCGTCGAAAGTGCATATAGTTGACCTGCCACCTCTAGGCTTGCATCGACATGAGACAGCAATAGAGTGCGCTGGCTTGGCGGCGATAAAGCAGCTATTAACCAGCCGTGATAAGTGCGAGTACGGGCATCACAAACCGTACCACTCGCAAAACTTCCCAGCCCATTAGTTAGGAGCCACTCGCGCGTATCTAATTTAGCCATTTTTACTCAAACTCGTTATGAGTATGATATATTTGTAACAGTTCGTAAATGAGCATTATTGGTCGGCGGTAAGGCTGCAACTAGATTAACCCCCACCGACGCGAGTCGATGCACAATCAATCAAGGAGAATCCATTAATGCATCAAACAGAATGTATTCGGGTTGGTCAACAAGCACCTGAGTTTACTGCAACAGCGGTTGTAGATCAGGAATTCAAGACCATTAAACTTTCTGACTATCGCGGCAAGTATGTAGTCTTATTTTTCTACCCTCTTGACTTTACATTCGTTTGTCCGACAGAGATCATCGCTTTTAGCGATCGCTACGAAGAATTTCAGAAACTCAACACTGAAGTCCTCGGCGTATCAGTAGACAGCGAATTTTCCCACCTAGCTTGGATTCAGACAGACCGCAAGACAGGCGGCATAGGCGATCTGAATTACCCTCTAGTTTCTGATATCAAGAAAACTATTAGCGCCGCATACAACGTCCTCGATCCCGAAGCTGGAATAGCACTGCGCGGTCTATTCATTATCGACAAAGAAGGAATCATCC of Microcoleus sp. FACHB-831 contains these proteins:
- a CDS encoding peroxiredoxin is translated as MHQTECIRVGQQAPEFTATAVVDQEFKTIKLSDYRGKYVVLFFYPLDFTFVCPTEIIAFSDRYEEFQKLNTEVLGVSVDSEFSHLAWIQTDRKTGGIGDLNYPLVSDIKKTISAAYNVLDPEAGIALRGLFIIDKEGIIQHATINNLAVGRNVDETLRTLKAFQYVQSHPDEVCPAGWQEGDKTMVPDPVKSKTYFAAV